The following coding sequences are from one Maniola hyperantus chromosome 7, iAphHyp1.2, whole genome shotgun sequence window:
- the LOC117983872 gene encoding cytochrome P450 6B5-like → MLPVLLLICITVLALTYINGIYNENYWRRRGVTFYSKNKVMGVFWDFLTKRRALFELFYDIYKEYPNEPAVGIGSIVTPSLYIRDPRNIQHVLTSDFNSFSHRGFDPNQGDLLAGNILFLNGPKWKLVRQSMSPLFTSAKLKSMYYIMDKSAQDFVHYLKDNPKFMKGDTFNTLSTFCSAAICASVFGVTTKSVFDSPFLDIARQATSASLKRNVKFAIASLSESLFKILDLQIFKEFENFFITAVKQVIHQRKVENVKKYDFADICVSLQKQGMMKDTDSGLELEPTDELLAAQAFFFLIAGVEPTASAMLATLMEVGKHTEVQQRLQKEIDEAFDKYGNDISYDVVANMEYLDMVTCEAMRLNPSIGFLSRKCVKDTVLPTGNIKVDKGTNITLPIYELHHDPKYHPDPEVFNPERFSAENKNNMLDITYMPFGKGNRNCVGMRFAQLQAKSGLIQLLRNFSVNTIILEGGLKHRKELFQVKITNVDIELIPRQ, encoded by the coding sequence ATGTTGCCAGTACTACTTTTGATTTGCATTACTGTATTAGCTTTAACTTACATAAACGGTATTTACAATGAAAACTACTGGAGAAGACGTGGTGTTACCTTCTACAGCAAAAACAAAGTTATGGGAGTGTTTTGGGATTTCCTGACTAAGCGTCGAGCGCTTTTCGAACTTTTTTATGATATATACAAGGAGTATCCTAATGAGCCTGCAGTTGGGATTGGATCTATTGTCACACCGTCACTGTATATACGAGACCCTCGTAACATTCAACATGTGCTGACATCAGATTTCAATTCATTCAGTCACAGAGGCTTCGATCCGAATCAAGGCGACCTTCTTGCCGGTAACATTCTGTTCTTGAACGGCCCAAAATGGAAGTTGGTTCGACAAAGCATGTCACCGCTCTTCACATCAGCAAAACTAAAGAGCATGTACTACATCATGGATAAAAGTGCACAAGACTTCGTTCATTACCTCAAGGACAACCCTAAATTTATGAAAGGAGACACGTTTAATACtctatcaacattttgcagtgCAGCTATCTGTGCTTCAGTATTCGGAGTTACCACGAAATCAGTTTTTGACTCTCCTTTCCTGGATATTGCTAGACAAGCAACAAGCGCAAGCTTGAAACGCAACGTCAAGTTCGCTATTGCAAGTTTAAGTGAATCtttatttaaaatacttgatctccaaatatttaaagagtttgaaaacttttttatcACAGCAGTTAAGCAGGTTATCCATCAACGTAAGGTCGAAAATGTTAAGAAGTATGACTTCGCAGATATTTGTGTCTCTTTACAAAAGCAAGGGATGATGAAAGATACGGATTCAGGGTTAGAGTTGGAACCAACAGATGAGTTACTTGCAGCTCAAGCGTTCTTTTTCCTCATCGCAGGAGTGGAACCTACTGCTTCTGCAATGTTAGCTACGTTAATGGAGGTAGGTAAACACACAGAAGTTCAGCAGCGTCTTCAAAAAGAAATCGATGAAGCATTTGATAAATACGGGAACGACATTTCGTACGATGTTGTCGCTAATATGGAATATCTAGATATGGTAACGTGTGAGGCAATGAGACTAAATCCTTCTATTGGTTTTTTATCTAGAAAATGTGTTAAAGATACAGTTTTACCTACTGGAAATATCAAAGTTGATAAAGGAACCAATATAACGCTACCTATTTACGAATTACACCACGATCCAAAATATCATCCAGATCCTGAAGTATTCAATCCAGAAAGATTTTCGgcagaaaacaaaaataatatgttgGACATAACTTACATGCCATTTGGTAAAGGCAACAGGAACTGTGTGGGTATGAGATTTGCGCAATTGCAGGCAAAATCGGGTCTGATACAGTTACTGCGCAACTTTTCTGTTAATACAATTATATTAGAGGGTGGCCTTAAACATCGCAAGGAACTctttcaagttaaaataaccAATGTAGATATTGAACTTATCCCaaggcaataa